In Molothrus aeneus isolate 106 unplaced genomic scaffold, BPBGC_Maene_1.0 scaffold_60, whole genome shotgun sequence, the following proteins share a genomic window:
- the LOC136571086 gene encoding Fc receptor-like protein 4: MARKVALLLWAQTLGLTGAQTTQLLVEPPWRPAVLWDRVTLTCQGLGTAGATTWYKDGQRWGQQGLDHLSVTESGTYTCDRPGSGHSPPVRVLDDELVLQVPARALLEGDTVTLRCRGRQDNPVTRVRFYREEKDLWESLRGTELSLSPLQLHHSGHYSCSGLVKPFLSRSAAVPVTVHGAPLSGVSLSAQPPRGQVALGDRLVLSCAVATGTGPLSFSWHREGSGALLGTSPHLELHHVGDNDSGQYRCRVSNGDSVAESDPLNVTVLVPVANATIIPSPPSHQVHAGDNVTLRCSVQVGSAPVTFTWLHNGKEVAWGPLLELRAFDVGHSGTYQCMATNQLGQDGHRVFQALSPELALEVTPGSPWVTVAAGVSGALSFLLLLVGVIVAWHRWHRVYARKHQERAPQDPLAPSVEDPQATYMELQRQPWEPSDIYDNLHQKL, translated from the exons atggcCAGGAAGGTGGcgctgctcctgtggg cccagacccTCGGCCTCACTG gtgcccagaccacccagctcctggtggagcCCCCCTGGAGGCCGGCGGTGCTGTGGGACCGGGTGACCCTGACCTGCCAGGGCTTGGGGACTGCCGGTGCCACAACTTGGTACAAGGACGGGCAgcgctgggggcagcagggactcGACCACCTGAGTGTCACTGAGAGTGGCACCTACACGTGTGACAGACCTGGCAGTGGGCACAGCCCCCCCGTTAGGGTCTTAGATG atgagctggtgctgcaggtgccagcacGGGCACTGCTGGAGGGGGACACAGTGACCCTGCGCTGCCGGGGCCGGCAGGACAACCCGGTCACCAGGGTGCGATTTTACCGGGAGGAGAAGGATCTGTGGGAGTCCCTCAGGGGAAccgagctgtccctgtcccctctgcagctgcaccacAGCGGTCACTACAGCTGCAGTGGCTTGGTGAAGCCCTTTCTTTCACggtcagcagcagtgccagtgacAGTGCACG GGGCCCCGCTCTCGGGGGTGTCCctctcagcacagccccccAGGGGACAGGTGGCACTCGGGGACcgcctggtgctgagctgcgCAGTGGCCACAGGGACAGgtcccctgtccttctcctgGCACCGGGAGGGCTCGGGGGCACTGCTCGGCACCAGCCCCCACCTGGAGCTTCACCATGTTGGGGACAATGACAGCGGCCAGTACCGGTGCCGGGTCAGCAATGGGGACAGCGTGGCCGAGAGTGACCCCCTGAATGTCACCGTCCTGG TGCCTGTGGCCAATGCCACCATCATCCCCAGTCCCCCATCACACCAGGTGCATGCAGGTGACAACGTGACCCTGCGCTGCTCAGTGCAGGTGGGCTCAGCCCCTGTCACCTTCACCTGGCTGCACAACGGGAAGGAGGTGGCCTGGGGtcccctcctggagctcagggcctTCGATGTGGGACATTCGGGCACCTACCAGTGCATGGCCACcaaccagctgggacaggacgGGCACCGCGTGTTCCAGGcactcagccctgagctggcccTGGAGGTGACACCTGGCTCACCCTGGGTCACAG TGGCCGCAGGGGTCAGTGGGgccctttccttcctgctcctgctcgtGGGTGTTATTGTGGCCTGGCACCGGTGGCACCGTGTGT ATGCCAGGAAGCACCAGGAAAG GGCCCCCCAAGACCCCCTGGCACCCTCAGTGGAGGATCCTCAGGCGACGTACATGGAGCTGCAAAGGCAACCATGGGAGCCCAGTGACATCTATGACAATCTACACCAAAAGTTGTGA